One Leptodactylus fuscus isolate aLepFus1 chromosome 11, aLepFus1.hap2, whole genome shotgun sequence genomic window, ccaagtgtgagaaggagcgctatcgcaggtccttccttccaaccgcgaccaggctgtataatctacgtcagaccaagcgaaggtcactccacacagagaacttatgattatgaatgtcgtccatctttcttcttctgttccttagctgctatggactcctagtatatcttctcttctcagcatatatgtgcctacgtctgtaatatattactgtgtattatcctgtacctgtattactatgctgctgtaacatgctgaaatttctccactgtgagactattaaaTGATCATcttttttatcttatcttatgacccAAGCACTGGATATtaccataatacaatactattatagtatacacatagaacactacaacccccaacatgatcCAACCACTGGatatgaccataatacaatactattatactgtactatatacttatTACACTGCGAACTCCATAatgttaggattagatacacagctcagcatgataggattagatacacagctcagcagacagtaccgCACATCATTGGATTAGATTACactgctcagcagactgtatcacacatgatgggattagatacacagctcagcagacagtatcactcatcattagattagatacatagctaagTAGACTATATCACACGTTAGTAGTTTCTTGTTATTTCCTTCAGGTTTCTAGTTTTGTTCCCGCCTTGTTCTGAGGTTTAGGGACTGGTCACACTTTGTGGCTCCTAACTGGTTCCCCTGACAAAGATCTCACAGATTGCGCCTGCGTCTTGTTCCCCCTAATGGACATCTTGGAATGTAGAATACATATATATCCCTATTAACTCTGTATTTATGGACATTTctatttcttaaagggacagtcTCTGTTTCACAATACAAGTTTTTTAACTGAGGAACCAACCTTGTTGTAGACTGATCACCAAATGTCTTGCTGTGGCAAGGGGTGGAaatcttacagtcctatgaaaaagtttgggcacccctattaatcttaatcatttttagttctaaatattttggtgtttgcaacagccatttcagtttgatatatctaataactgatggacacagtaatatttcaggattgaaatgaggtttattgtactaacagaaaatgcgcaatatgcattaaaccaaaatttgaccgatgcaaaaatatgggcacctcaacagagaagtgacattaatatttagtacatcctccttttgcaaagataacagcctctagttgcttcctgtagcttttaatcagttcctggatcctggatgaaggtattttggaccatttctttctacaaaacaattcaagttcagttaagtttgatggtcgccgaacatggacagcccgctctcaaatgatctgaaaacaaagattgttcaacatagttgttcaggggaaggatacaaaacgttgtctcagagatttaacctgtcagtttccactgtgaggaacatagtaaggaaatggaagaccacagggacagttcttgttaagcccagaagtggcaggccaagaaaaatatcagaaaggcagagaagaagaatggtgagaacagtcaaggacaatccacagaccacctccaaagagctgcagcatcatcttgctgcagatggtgtcactgtgcatcggtcaactatacagcgcactttgcacaaatagaagctgtatgggagagtgatgagaaagaagccgtttctgcatgtacgccacaaatagagttgcctgaggtatgaaaaagcacatttggacaaggcagcttcattttggaaacaaaaattgagttgtttggttataaaaaaaaaggcgttatgcatggcgtccaaaaagaaacagcattccaagaaaaacacatgctacccactgaaaaatttggtggaggttccatcatgctttggggctgtgtggccaatgccggcatcgggaatcttgttaaagttgagggtcgcatggattccactcagtatcagcagattcttgagaataatgttcaagaatcagtgacgaagttgaagttacgccggggatggatatttcagcaagacaatgatccaaaacaccgctccaaatcctcaggcattcatgcagaggaacaattacaatgttctggaatggccatcccagtccccagacctgaatatcattgaacatctgtgggatgatttgaagcgggctgtccatgctcggcgaccatctaacttaactgaacttgaattgtttgtccaaaatacctttatccaggatccaggaactgattaaaagctacaggaagcgactagaggctgttatctttgcaaaaggaggatgtactaaatattaatgtcacttttctgttgaggtgcccatacttttgcaccggtcaaattttggtttaatgcatattgcacattttctgttagtacaataaacctcatttcaatcctgaaatattactgtgtccatcagttattagatatatcaaactgaaatggctgttgcaaataccaaaatatttagaactaaaaatgattaagattaataggggtgcccaaactttttcataggactgtaggaaaGAATTGGTCCATCTGCTGCTATTGGTTCAGTAGCCCATGGCAAAGGCCATAGATCCATCCAGAGTTGCCCCTTCTCAGTGCAGCTGTACGGCTGCCAATCTGTTTTGTACACCCTTGTCTACCCACTAAAGGATAGAAGGCAGTTTAGCAAGTCTATTTACCTTTTGTGTGATAAGAGTGTGCCCCCTGCTGGACAAATCTGCAAACAAATCTGACTACTGGCTGCAAATGTAAACCCAGGTGATAGTATGGGTCTCTGTTTAGTATATTTATTGAAGatcttgtattatttttttataggtTTCTTCTCCAGATTTCTACACCTGACTTATAGAACCAACCGCAAAACCTGATAAATCCATCAACCAGCCATGAGGGCTACCACCATAGCATGTCTTCTGATGTGTCTGGTGTGTTCTGGTACGTATGGCATCTTCTGTCACGGCTATATTCAATGACCTCTAATTATAGCAAGCTATCTATTATCAACCTgttctctaatgataatgagatgatgtTACTGTCCAAGTcctgtaatgataatgagatgactctactgaccatGTCtgataatgataatgagatgactctactgaccaaggcctctaatgataatgagatgactctactgtCCAAAGAcctgtaatgataatgagatgccgATACTGTCCAACttatctaatgataatgagatgattcTACTAACCAAGAcgtctaataataatgagatgacgtTACTGTCCAACTtacctaatgataatgagatgactctactgactcTGAGATGATTCTTCTGACCCCTCTAATTATGATAAGATATCTGTGCTGACCCTGCTCTCTAACAATAATGAGATGACCCTGTTGAAATCATTCTGTTGCCCCCCCAATTATGATACGATGACTCTGCTCTCTAATCATGTGACGACTTTGTTGACCCCCTGTAAATATACTGGAATTGCTTTTTTGAACACCTCTAATGATTAGATGCCTCTACCAACCCTGCATTCTAATATTAATGAGATGACCCTGCTGAGCCTTCTAATGAtattgagatgactctgctgacccttcTAACAGTAATTAGATAAATCTGTTGACCCCTTCTAATGATGttaagatgactctgctgaccctgctCTCTAATAGTAACAAGCTGACTTTAACTCTTCTAATGATATTGAGGTAAATCCTCTGTCCCAGCTCTCTATTTATAATGAAATAACTCTGCTGACTCTGTATCAGTCTACACATGTGAGCTACAGAAATAATGTATCTTCTTACTGGGTGTACTCCAGTGACTGAAATATTTCAAGAGTTATTATTTAAAGTCtcccaaaattttaattttctgtATTGAAGGTACCAGCCAGGTGAGGGTTAACCAGTACAGACAAGTCTCCGTATCTGAAGGCAGAACAGCGGTAGTAGGATGTCTGGTGGATGGCGACGATATTCAGGATTTTCATATTTCATGGTTCAAGCAATTGCCGACTGCTGCCCCCATATTTCTTCTTTTTCATCGAAATGACTCCAAAATCCAAAGAGCCAATTCATCTCTAGGGCGTTACCAGCCAATGAGGAATGGCAGCCATGCCCATCTCTTGCAGATCATGAATGTTACTGCGCACGATAGTGCCTTGTACTGGTGTATGCTTACAAAGAACGAGTCCTATCCAGTATGGGGGGATGGAACACGACTCAGTGTGTACGGTGGTAAGTAGAACTAACCATAATAGGCTTAGAAACACAGCCTCATCAGAAAGTATCACATACTTTAGGATTAGATATATTGGATCAGTCTACAGTATTAGACTATAGACTTAGATACACTGACTCATTAGTCAGTAGACACATAATAAACATAGATGTCTACCTTCCATCACTGCTTCTGGGCTCATTTGCAGCATCCAGTGTGTACTCCGGCATCTTTGGAACTCTACTGGCCACTTCTGGTTTCTTATGTGATATCATGGGCTGCAGGAGACTGAAAAGGCCTAGTCACAGGCCTCAGGTGTCAAGATGTCATAACACCAGGGGCAGTGAGGTCACAGAGGAGGctagaagaggcccaaagagttcCAAAGATGCCAGGGAACATGCGCTGGACATCACAAGGGAAGCCAGCAGATCTTTAGCAAATGAAGAAGCACAACACAATGAGCTCTGTATTGTTGAGGTTGAGCCTCTTCATGTACTAATgatctcctgggctcccttgtggtGTCCAGCACATGCTCCCTGAGATCACCATCTAgcagatataatataatattgccaCGTATCATGAGCTCACAGATGTTCCATTGCAGTCATAGGCAATTTAATCTCATCTCCCACTTTCTGCAGGTAAAGATGTGAAAGCCCCGACAGTGTCTCTCTTGAGTAGTCATGACTCGGTGGATGACTCTGGACTTCTCTATGCCGCCTGTGTAGCCAATGGCTTTTATCCTTCAGTGATAGAAATCACATGGAGGTTTGAAGACCAACCTTTCCAAGGGAAGATTATTTCGAACCCTTTTCTAGAAGAAGACGGACAAAATGCCTACACTACAATAAGTGTTCTAGAACTTATGTCACAAAGCAGAAGAAATCTCTCATCAGTTTCTTGTGAAGTGCGTCATGATTCCTCAAGGACTCTCATCCAGAAAGATCTACACCAATGTTACAGAGACACATAGACTCAACTCATTGCTTGGCACATGGTGTTGAACATCTCTGTTCCACCAAGTGAGACCAAATTATGGCATAATCCGACACGGAGCTAATCTAGGAACATCAAGGAACCGCTGGCATAGTTGGCAGGATCTGAAGATGTTGCAGGTGGAGAAGGGGTCATGTTATCTTGTCTGCTATCCCCTCTTTATTTTGACCCACCACAAagtatatgaccctctttttCTCACCCACCACACAGGATATAACTCCCTTTTTCTGGCCAATAACACTATATGATCCCTTTTTATGCCctccccccacatggtatatgaccccctttttatcTCTACACAGCATATGATCCCCTATTTATGGCTACAACACAGTATTTGACCCTCTTTTTAAAGACCACCATCAGTATTTGACTCACcattgttgcagagtgcagtcgcagaagaaagcttcagagtagattatatgggtta contains:
- the LOC142185634 gene encoding immunoglobulin lambda-1 light chain-like, with amino-acid sequence MRATTIACLLMCLVCSGTSQVRVNQYRQVSVSEGRTAVVGCLVDGDDIQDFHISWFKQLPTAAPIFLLFHRNDSKIQRANSSLGRYQPMRNGSHAHLLQIMNVTAHDSALYWCMLTKNESYPVWGDGTRLSVYGGKDVKAPTVSLLSSHDSVDDSGLLYAACVANGFYPSVIEITWRFEDQPFQGKIISNPFLEEDGQNAYTTISVLELMSQSRRNLSSVSCEVRHDSSRTLIQKDLHQCYRDT